The Mytilus trossulus isolate FHL-02 chromosome 13, PNRI_Mtr1.1.1.hap1, whole genome shotgun sequence genome has a segment encoding these proteins:
- the LOC134694998 gene encoding clumping factor B-like encodes MLLRVIALLSTVLVLGSATYYKPPRRCPSGWYLHGNSCYFFCRTQVNQKTASDICEKKGGYLARIDNIAEDIFLKQQAKSLSIAGKGSYWISPVCKKRVYQYKCSWKHESNNKAVIYEGWNSFEQNSNQQCAVLYCGYSYSWNDFNCDDKAYYICEKKVPSLVVPLPIPRPLPRPYQKPVLKLRPKSSPDSDSSDSSEKKRSKKNKKYGKKSSSNSSSDEKKKLNAYRKKSGSGGNYNDGKTITRYNKKSGGSNSNEKSGGGKSKRRYNKKSSSSSSSEEKKKLKTYRKKSGSGGNYNDGKTKTRYNKKSKSNGSNSNEKSSGGKSKRRYNKKSSSSSSGSDEKGGKRSYSKKIPSPPQPLPLPPKRY; translated from the exons ATGTTGTTGAGAGTTATAGCTTTATTAAGCACTGTCCTGGTTTTGGGTAGTGCGACTTACTACAAGCCACCCC GAAGATGTCCTAGTGGCTGGTATCTCCATGGAAacagttgttattttttctgtCGAACACAAGTTAACCAGAAAACAGCCTCt GATATTTGCGAGAAAAAGGGAGGTTACCTGGCAAGAATAGACAATATTGCAGAAgacatttttctaaaacagCAAGCAAAATCTCTGA GTATTGCTGGGAAAGGAAGCTATTGGATTTCACCAGTATGTAAGAAACGAGTATACCAATACAAATGCTCTTGGAAACACGAATCTAATAATAAGGCCGTAATCTACGAAGGATGGAACAGCTTTGAACAAAACAGCAACCAGCAATGCGCAGTTCTATATTGTGGGTACAGTTACTCAtggaatgatttcaactgtgATGATAAAGCTTACTACATCTGTGAA aaaaaagtacCATCCCTGGTAGTTCCACTGCCGATTCCTCGACCTCTTCCAAGACCTTATCAAAAACCAGTTCTTAAACTCAGACCAAAGAGTTCACCTGACTCTGATTCGTCAGATTCCTCTGAAAAGAAAAGAtcaaagaagaacaaaaaatatggCAAAAAAAGTAGCAGCAACAGCTCAAGTGATGAAAAGAAGAAATTGAATgcatacagaaaaaaatcaggCAGCGGTGGAAACTATAATGATGGAAAAACCATAACAAGGTACAACAAAAAGTCTGGCGGTTCTAACAGCAACGAAAAATCCGGCGGTGGAAAAAGTAAAAGAAGatacaacaaaaaatcaagCAGTAGCAGCTCAAGTgaagaaaagaagaaattaaaaacatacagaaaaaaatctggCAGCGGTGGAAACTATAATGATGGAAAAACCAAAACAAGGTACAACAAAAAGTCAAAGTCCAACGGTTCTAACAGCAACGAAAAATCCAGTGGaggaaaaagtaaaagaagatacaacaaaaaatcaagTAGCAGCAGTTCCGGAAGCGATGAAAAAGGCGGGAAAAGGTCGTATTCAAAGAAAATACCGTCTCCACCTCAACCACTTCCTCTTCCGCCAAAACGATATTAG